Part of the Nicotiana sylvestris chromosome 2, ASM39365v2, whole genome shotgun sequence genome, acttttgaacttgtatttcaaacttaaggactcatgtagttaaggacaaacagtcctcaagtttttaacatgggactataacttaaggacctcatgtccttaacttttgaacttgaaattcaaagttaaggatagacagtccttaagtttttaacatgggactataacttaaggacctcatgtccttaacttttgaacatgaaattcaaagttaaggacagacagtccttacgtttttaacatgggactataacttaaggacctcatgtccttaacatttgaacttaaaattcaaagttaaggacagacaatcCTTAAGTTTTCAAAATTGCAAGTTGAACTTACTGACTCCTGTTAATAACTTTTAATTATTGaactcaaaagaaattaaaagaacgTAACAAGATATAAATATTGAAAATCTAGGCATCCGCTCAAATTAGAATAATAATGAATACAATCTATAGCAAAAACTTAAAAGAGTCGATAAACATAAGTGTATATTTCTACTCTTCTCTATGCTTTCTTGAAAATGGATGGAGTGCCGGAGAATATATACAAGTTGTTCTATTATGACCAATTCTTCTGCAACGACCACATttgaatgttatttttgatggCTCGGTAACAGGAATATGCCTTTTCTTTTGCCTTCTACCTGGTGGCACTTTGAAATCTGGAGGTTTAACAATTTGTGACTTAACACTCTCTGGTACAAATCCAAGAATCAATATGTCCTACAAGATGTATTTGTCTTTCGTATGTTTTCAGCCAAGATTCCTTTAAGTACCAGTGCGAACAAAAGTCGGACTTCTTGATGTTTCTCTTCTTGATAGCTGCAATTGCATGTATGCATGGTAATTCATCAAGTTGAAATTGAAAACAATCACATGTTCTTTTGTTTAAGTCCACCAAGAAAAttattccttcttcttcaactctagaacGCCATGAATCAACAGGGAAGACCTTCAATGTTAAAAAATTATAAGTGAGTACATTATGTTAAAAAATGTTAAAATCATAATATAAACAGAAAACATAATACTTACGTTCAAAGTAAATGCTAAATCTATTCTTTTCTTCAATTCCTCCTCTACCCAACAAGAAACATCATAAAATATTCCTTCtgctttatttcttctttcataaaACCAATCTTGTAGCTTCACTTGAATGAAATCCATCATTCTTAGTATAGGCAGCTCCCTTGCTTCTAATAGCACTGAATTCATCGACTCAACTATGTTTGTTGTGAGCATGTCATATCTTCGTCGTGGACTACAAGAACGTGCCCATCTTTCTGATGGTTCTTCCATCAAGTAGTCATAAGTtttcttatctacatttgcaataTCTGACATGTATATGTCAAATTCTTTACGCCTGTATACTCTTGCAGCACTTTGGAAAAGTTTTATGACCTCACTTTTCACCTTTCTTCGCTTTAGGTTCTGCTCCAAATGATAGATGCAAATCCCATGATGGCTTTCAGGATATACCTTTACAATGCCATTTGCAATAGCTTGATGCCTGTCtgataaaaaaatcaaattctcACGGCTCCCAATTGCATTACGAAGCTGACTAAAGTACCACTCATAGGAATTGTTGTTTTCAGATTCTGCTATTCCAAAGGCTAATGGGAAAATTTGATTATTTGCATCTTTTGAAACTGAAATCATTAAAACACCACGATATTTTGACTTCAAAAAGGTTGCATCAACAGCAATCACTGGTCTACAATGATTCCAACCAGCTATCGATGATCCATATGcataaaacatataaagaaacctgAAAATACAATATAAAACAAGGTTAAAATACCTGAAGTTTAGGACAGTCAGTCCTTAAGTAACATTTACAAgttataaagttaaggacatgttgtccttaacttttatttcaaagttcaaaactCAAGGACTggaagtccttaacttttaattacaagttcaaaacttaaggatagGCAGTCCTCAACTTCTGGTTACAACTAAAAAGTTAACAAGGCTAAAGACAGCATGTCCTAAATTGTTTACCTGTTGTTATCGTCTATCTTTATGTTAGTATAAGTTCCCGGGTTCTTACTTGTCatcatatacaagtatgaacACAATAATTCATAATTTTCTTCGGGACTTCCTCTTATTAAAGCCTTTGATCTGCTTTCCTAGTGTTAACAGAGCAGTAATGCTTTTTCTCAAGCTTTACTATCTTGAATAATGTTgagtctttaattctgaaagcaCGCATACACCAACGACATCTATCATCATTGCATGTCAACAAATATCTTGTTGAGCTTGATCTAACAACTTTGAATTCAAAATGTTCTTTGATTGCTATATTGGAAAAACAGTTAATTATGCTCTTCTTCTTGTTAAATACTGATCCGACTTTTATTTTATCCAAAGAAGCATTTTCTCTTAATATcgtagttggggattctttttgtttcaaatttgatctTCGTCTAGTTATTTGAGTGCAGGTTTTGTCAGCAACTACTTCGATTACCGGTGCACTCTCTAAGACTTGAATATCCAAAGCTTGTTCGTTGTCAATCTCTATAATGCTttgtccttctacttgaataTAATCAAATGTTTGATGCACCTCTTCATTTAATGGttgagcttcaaccatatctaCTTCACCTATCTGTTGGCATAGCTCttgattgtcatgttgagtttTTGTGTTGGCATGTTCATTGCTTGTTGATGCAAAAACTCTTTCCGAAATATCAACTATGAAACGACAGCTCTTGAAGAGTGAATGAGTTTTTAGCAACTCTATACATGTGTGAAGATCTAAATCTTTGGAtacaagcattcctttgcttgttccaaggttgatatcaaaccatatcacTATTTCAAACTTTTCTCTATCCAATTCAATAAGCTCAAAAATCTGTTTAACGAAATCTTCAAACTGAATTGACTCAGGTGCTAGGAAAAGCTTTGTTTGATGATCAAGATATTTATAGTCTTCAGTCCATCTACCATTAAAAGCAACTATTATGCATATTGTTTCCATCCTACAAGTCAAGAGAATGGGAAACAAAGGACATACGTTATAAATCAATCCTTGTAGAATTAAGAACAAGTGTACTGTAAGTGCAAGACCAAGATAAGGATTGTCTGTCCTTAatatttaaacatggaattaaaagttaaggacttccagtccttaacttttgaacaagaaattaaaacttaaggactgtttgtccttaacttttgaaccagaaattaaaacttaaggactgcatgtccttaacttttgaaccagaaatttaaagctaaggactgcatgtcctttaacatt contains:
- the LOC104214185 gene encoding uncharacterized protein codes for the protein MTSKNPGTYTNIKIDDNNRFLYMFYAYGSSIAGWNHCRPVIAVDATFLKSKYRGVLMISVSKDANNQIFPLAFGIAESENNNSYEWYFSQLRNAIGSRENLIFLSDRHQAIANGIVKVYPESHHGICIYHLEQNLKRRKVKSEVIKLFQSAARVYRRKEFDIYMSDIANVDKKTYDYLMEEPSERWARSCSPRRRYDMLTTNIVESMNSVLLEARELPILRMMDFIQVKLQDWFYERRNKAEGIFYDVSCWVEEELKKRIDLAFTLNVFPVDSWRSRVEEEGIIFLVDLNKRTCDCFQFQLDELPCIHAIAAIKKRNIKKSDFCSHCKRMIKLLHIFDFMLSLLHQMQNLSMYLDVGYNRRKRGVSRTTEATPNNSSNSRNK